The nucleotide sequence GCGCGGAAAAGCCTCGGCCGACTATCTCAACACCGGCGAGTGGTCGAAGAAGGCGATCAAGGAGGCGAAGAAGTACGCGGCCGTCAACGTCGTCGCGTCGAGCGAAGACCGGAACTTCAGCTATGCGCCGACGCAGGACCGGTGGAAGCTCGACCCGAACGCGGCCTACGTCCACTACACGCCGAACGAGACGATCGGCGGGGTCGAGATCTTCTGGACGCCCGAGGCCGGCGATGTCCCGATCGCCGCCGACATGTCGTCGACGATCCTCTCGCGTCCGATCGACGTCTCGAAGTACGGCGTGATCTACGCCGGCGCGCAGAAGAACATCGGCCCGGCCGGGCTCACGATCGTGATCGTGCGCGAGGACCTGATGGGCGAAACCGTCGCCGGCACGCCGACGATGTTCGACTACAAGATCCACGCCGACAACGAATCGATGTACAACACCCCGGCGACCTTTGCCATGTATACCGCTGGGCTCGTCTTCAAGTGGCTGAAGGCGCGCGGCGGCCTGGCCGGCATGGAGAAGATCAACCGCGAGAAGGCGGCGCTGCTCTACGAAGCGCTCGACGCGACCGACTTCTACGCGTCGCCCGTGGCGAAGGACAACCGCTCGCTGATGAACGTGCCGTTCACCCTGAAGGACGCCGCGCTCGACGAGGCCTTCCTCAAGGGCGCCAAGGAGCGCGGCCTGCTGCAACTGAAGGGCCACCGTTCGGTCGGCGGCATGCGCGCCTCGATCTACAACGCGATGCCGACCGAGGGGGTGAAGGCGCTCGTCGACTACCTCCACGCGTTCGAGAAGAATCATGGCTGAGGCCCGCAAGATCCTCACGCTCAACGCGATTTCGGCGCGCGGTCTCGCGCGTCTGCCCGAGCACTACGTCGTCGGCGGCGACCTCGCCGACCCCGACGCGATCCTCGTGCGCTCGGCGAACATGCACGAGATGGAGATTCCGACTTCCGTCTGCGCCATTGGGCGGGCCGGTGCGGGGACCAACAACATCCCGGTCAAGAAGATGTCCGAGCGCGGCCTGCCGGTCTTCAACGCGCCGGGTGCGAACGCGAACGCGGTCAAGGAGCTCGTGATCGCCGGCATGCTCATGGGCGCGCGCAACCTCGTGCCGGCGCTCAAGTTCGTCGAGAGTCTTGACGGAACGGACGAGGCGATGCACAAGGCGACCGAAGCCGGCAAGAAGCAGTTCGCCGGCATGGAGCTGCCGGGCCGCACGCTCGGCGTGATCGGGCTCGGCGCGATCGGCTCGCACATCGCCGAAGCCGCGATCCGCCTCGGCATGAACGTCGTCGGCTACGACCCGGCGATCACCGTCGACGCGGCCTGGCGCCTGCCTTCGCAGGTCAAGCGCGCCGAGAACGTCGACGACGTGCTGCGCACGGCGGACTTCGTCACGCTGCATGTACCGCTGCTCGACGCCACCCGCAACCTGATCAACGCGCAGCGCCTGAGCCTGATGCGTTCGGGCGCCGTGCTGCTGAACTTTGCGCGCGAGGGTGTCGTCGACAACGCCGCCGTGATCGAGGCGCTCGACGCCGGCAAGCTGCACGCCTACATCTGCGATTTCCCGGCGAACGCGCTCAAGGGCCACCCGAAGGTCGTGGCCCTGCCGCATCTCGGCGCGAGCACCGAGGAGGCCGAGGAGAACTGCGCCGTGATGGTCGCCGAGCAGCTCACCGACTATCTCGAGAACGGCAACATCCTCAATTCGGTCAATTTCCCCAGTGTCGCGATGCCTCGCGAGTCGGCCTTCCGCCTCGCGATCGCCAACGCCAACGTGCCGAACATGGTCGGGCAGATCTCGTCGGTGCTCGCCGCCGCCGGCCTCAACATCCACAACATGGTCAACAAGTCGAAGGGCGACATGGCCTACACGCTCGTCGACGTCGACAGCGCGGTGGCGGGATCGGTCATCGCGCAGCTCAACGCGATCGGCGGCGTGCTCGGCGTGCGCTATCTGCCCGCATGAAGGACCAGGCAGGGACTAGGCCCGACGTGTCGGCGGAACTCGGTGCGCTGCGCGCGCGTATTGACAGCATCGACGACACGCTCCTTGCGCTGATTTCGGAGCGCGCCGCGCTCGCGCAGCAGGTCGGGCACGCGAAGCAGGGTGAGCGCATCTATCGGCCCGAGCGCGAAGCGCAGATCGTACGCAGGCTGCGTGAGTCGAATCCCGGCCCGCTGTCGGGCGAGACCGTCGAGCGCCTGATCCGCGAAATCATGTCGGCCTGCCGCGCGGTCGAGGAAGTGACGCGGGTTGCCTATCTCGGCCCGGCCGGAACGTTCAGCGAGCAGGCCGTGCACAAGCAGTTCGGCCATGAAGTCGACGCGCTCGCCGAGGCCGACATCGACGCGTGCTTCCATGCCGTCGAGACCGGCCGCGCCGATTTTGCCGTGGTGCCGGTCGAGAACTCGACCGACGGCGCGGTCGGGCGCACGCTCGACCTCGTCGTGGCAAGCCCGCTCAGCATCTGCGGCGAAGTCATGCTGCCGATCCATCAGACCTTGATGCGCAAACACGGCGATCTCGACGGCATCCGCCGCGTCTACGGTCACGCGCAATCGCTCGCCCAGTGCCAGCACTGGCTGAGCCGCCACCTGCCCGACGCCGAGCGCGTCAGCGTCGTCAGCAACAGCGAGGGCGCGCGCCGCGCCGCGGCAGAGCCGGTAGCGGCGACGCTCGGCAGCGAAGCGGCCGCTGCGCTTTACGGACTTTCCGTGGTCGCCGCGCGGGTCGAGGACGAGGCGAGCAACACGACGCGCTTTCTGGTTCTCGGCGCGCACGACGCGGCACCGTCGGGGCGCGACAAGACCTCGCTCGTGATGGGCGCGAAGAACCAGCCGGGCGCCGTGGTCAAGCTGCTGCAGCCGCTCGCCGACGCGGGCGTGTCGATGAGCAAGTTCGAGTCGCGACCGGCCCGCTCGGGCACCTGGGAATACCTGTTCTTCGTCGTCTGCGAAGGTCACCGCAAGGACGCACGGCTCGCCGCGGCGCTCGCCGAAATCGATTCGCGGGCGGCCTTCCTCAAGATCCTCGGCTCCTACCCTGCGGCGTCGGCATGAGCGGCTGCGATTCGATCTGCGCTGCAACCGCGCCGCCCCACGTGCGCGCGATCGCTCCGTATCAGCCCGGCAAGCCGATTTCCGAGCTTGCACGCGAACTGGGCCTGGCCGAAGCCGATATCGTCAAGCTCGCTTCGAACGAAAATCCGCTCGGTCCGAGCCCGTTCGCGCTTGCCGCGGCCCAGGACGCGCTCCTGGACATGGCCTTGTATCCGGACGGTGCGGGCTACGCGCTGAAGGCGAAGCTCTCGGCCAGGCTCGGCGTCGACGCGGCGCAGATCGTGCTCGGCAATGGTTCCAACGACGTGCTCGACATGGTCGCGCGCGCCTATCTCGCGCCGGGGACCTCGGCCGTCTATGCGCAGTACGCGTTCGCGGTCTACCCGATCGCCACGCATACGGTCGGTGCCCACGGGATCGCGGTCGCGGCGCGGGACTTCGGCCACGACCTCGAACGCATGCGCGCCGCGATCCGTGACGACACCCGGGTGGTGTGGATCGCGAATCCCAACAACCCGACCGGCACTTTCCTGCCGTGGAACGAGATCGAGGCCTTCCTCGAGACCGTGCCGCCCCGCGTGCTGGTCGTCCTCGACGAGGCCTACGGCGAATACCTCGCGCCCGCGTCGCGCTGCGACACGGCGGCCTGGGTGGTGCGTTTCCCCAATCTCTTGATCAGCCGCACCTTTTCCAAGGCCTACGGTCTGGCCGGGCTACGGGTCGGCTACGGGATCGGGCACGCCGACGTCGTCGACCTGCTGAACCGGGTCCGCCATCCGTTCAACGTCAACGCCTCGGCGCTCGCCGCGGCGGAGGCCGCGCTCGACGACGACGCCTTTCTCGCGCGAAGCTATGCGCTCAACGCGGCGGGCATGCAGCAACTCTTAGGCGGGCTCGCGGCCCTGGACATCGAGACCGTCCCGTCGAAGGGCAATTTCGTCCTCGCGCGGGTCGGCGATGCGGCGCGCATCAACACCGAGCTACTCAAGCGCGGCGTGATCGTACGACCGGTCGCAGCCTACGGGCTGCCCGAATTCCTGCGCGTGTCTGTCGGTCTTGCCGGCCAGAATGCGCGCTTTCTCGACGCCCTGGGCGAGGTTCTCGCGGCGGCGCCCGGCCGGCACCCCGACAGCCGGAAAGCCCTGCCGTGATCGTCGAGCGCCTCGCAGTCATTGGCGTCGGCCTGATCGGTGGATCGTTTGCGCTCGCCCTGAAGCAGGCCGGCGCGGTTGGCGAGGTGGTCGGTGTCGGCAGGAAGCCGGCCAGCGTCGAACAGGCGCGCGCGCGCGGCCTGATCGACCGGGCCGGCGACTGGAGCGAGGCGGGACAGGCGGACTGCGTTCTTCTGGCGATGCCGGTCGGCGAGACCGAAACGGTGCTGCGCGCGCTCGAGCCGCACCTGACGGCGCGCACGATCGTCACCGACGCGGGCAGCACCAAATCCGGGGTCGTCGCGACGGCGCGCGCGGCGCTGGGGGCGAAATGGCGCAACTTCGTGCCCGGGCATCCGATCGCCGGCTCCGAGCAGAGCGGGCCCGATGCGGCGCGCGCCGACCTCTACCGCGGCAGGAAGGTCGTCCTGACCCCCGACGCGGATACCGATCCGCACGCGCTGGCGATCGTCAAGGCGCTGTGGCAGGCCGTCGGCGCCGAGCCCGAGCTGCTCGACGCGGCGACGCACGACCGCGTTTTCGCCGCGGTCAGCCACCTGCCGCACCTCGCCGCCTATGCCTTGGTCGACGAATTGGCGCAGCGTGCCGATCGCGACACCTTTTTCCGCTTCGCCGCGAGCGGCTTTCGCGACTTCACGCGTATCGCCGGCAGCAGCCCCGAGATGTGGCGCGACATCGCGCTCGCGAACCGCGACGCGCTACTCGGCGAACTGAACGCCTACGTCGCGGCCCTGCAAACGCTGAGCACCGCCGTCGCGGCCGCAGACGGCACCGCGCTGCTCGAGATTTTTTCGCGTGCGCGGGATGCCCGCGCGGGCTGGATCGACACTCAGGACCTGTAATGGAATTTCTCGATTTGCCCGGACGCAGCCGGGCCAGCGGCACCGTGCGCTTGCCGGGTTCGAAAAGCATTTCCAACCGCGTACTGCTGCTCGCCGCGCTGGCCGAGGGCGTGACCGACGTTTACGACGTGCTCGATTCGGACGACACGCGCTACATGCTGGCGGCGCTGCAGGCGCTCGGTGTCGGCGTCGAGGATCGCGGCGACAACCACTGGCGGGTCACCGGCGTCGCCGGGGCGTTTCCGGCGCGCCAGGCCGAGCTCTTCCTCGGTAACGCCGGCACCGCGTTCCGGCCGCTGACGGCCGTGCTCGCGCTGTCGGGCGGCGACTACGTCCTCGACGGCGTCGCACGCATGCACGAGCGCCCGATCGGTGACCTCGTCGACGCGTTGCGCCAGTTGGGTGGGCGGATCGATTATCGCGGCACGCTCGGCTTCCCACCGCTGCATGTCCATCCCCCGCAGGCCGGGGCGGACGTGGCCCACATCCGCGGAAACGTCTCGAGCCAGTTTCTGACCGGCCTTCTCATGGCCTTGCCGCTCAGGCGGCTTCGCACACGCGTCGAGGTCGTCGGCGAGCTGATCTCCAAGCCCTACATCGAAATCACGCTCGCGATGCTGCGCCGCTTCGGCGTCGAGGTGGCGCGCGACGGCTGGCAGGCCTTTTCGGTCGCCGCGGACGCCTGCTATCGCAGTCCGCGCGAAATCTACGTCGAGGGCGACGCCTCGTCGGCATCGTACTTTTTGGCCGCTGGCGCGATCGGCGGCGGTCCGGTCCGCGTCGAGGGCGTGGGGCGCGACAGCGTCCAGGGTGACGTCGGTTTCGCCGACGCACTGGCTGCGATGGGCGCGCGGATCGCGATGGGACCGAACTGGATCGAAGCCTGCGCGCCAGCGCAGGGGCGTCTCAAGGCGATCGACCTCGATTGCAACGCGATCCCAGACGCCGCGATGACGCTCGCCGTCGCGGCCTTGTTCGCCGACGGCACGACGACGCTGCGAAACATCGCAAGCTGGCGCGTCAAGGAGACCGACCGCATCGCGGCGATGGCGACCGAACTGCGCAAGGTCGGCGCGACGGTCGAGGAGGGTGACGACTTCCTGCGCGTCACGCCGCCGGAAACCCTGCGCGCGGGCGCCGTTATCGACACCTACGACGACCATCGCATGGCGATGTGCCTGTCGCTCGTGTCGCTCGGCGGTGTCGCCGTCCGCATCAACGACCCGGGCTGCGTCGCCAAGACCTTCCCCGGTTACTTCAACGCCTTTGCGGAGATCGCGCGATGAGACCGTCCGATTCCTTGGCCCCGGTCCTGACCGTCGACGGCCCCTCGGCCTCGGGCAAGGGCACGGTCGCCGAACGCGTCGCGGCCGCGCTTGGCTTCCACTTCCTCGACAGCGGTGCCCTGTACCGGCTGACCGCGCTCATGGCCATGAAGCGCGGCGTCGCGCTCGACGACGAAGCGCGGGTCGCCGAACTCGCGGCGCAACTGCCGGCGAGTTTCGGCGGCGGCGCGGTCCGTCTCGACGGCGAAGACGTCAGCGACGCGATCCGTGCCGAAGCGGTCGGCGAGGGCGCGTCGAAAGTCGCCGCCTTGCCCGCCGTGCGCGCGGCCTTGCTCGACCGTCAGCGCGCGTACCGCGAGGCGCCGGGGCTGGTCGCCGACGGGCGCGACATGGGCACGGTCGTGTTCGCCGACGCGGTGGCCAAGGTTTTCCTCACTGCGAGCGCCGAAGCGCGGGCGGAACGACGCTATAAGCAGTTGATCGAAAAGGGGATGTCTGCTAGTCTACCGGCCCTTGTTGCGGATATGCAGGCCCGCGACGCACGCGATAGCGCGCGTGCCGTCGCCCCGCTGAAACCCGCCGCCGACGCCCTGGTTCTCGATACCACCGACATGGACGTCGTCGCAGCGGTCGATGCGGTGCTCGCCCACTACCGCGACAAGTCTGGCAAGTAAGTTTTTATTCCGTGTCGGTCGTGCGCCCTGCCGGCTGACGATGTGCAACGAACCCCGTCCTCGCCGACGGACTGAAGGTTTTTAATGTCTACTGCTACCGCTTCTTCCGCTCCCGCCTCCATGGAAAGCTTCGCCGCGCTGTTCGAGGAGTCGCTCTCGCATCAGGAGATGCGTCAGGGCGAGGTCATCACCGCCGAGATCGTCGGCATCGACCACAACTTCGTGACCGTGAACGCCGGCCTCAAATCCGAGAGCCTGATTCCGCTCGAAGAATTCAAGAACGACCAGG is from Thiobacillus denitrificans ATCC 25259 and encodes:
- the serC gene encoding 3-phosphoserine/phosphohydroxythreonine transaminase, translated to MTIYNFSAGPAVLPKDVLQQVQAELVDWHGSGMSVMEMSHRGKEFMGIAAEAEADLRELMAIPANYKVLFLQGGASSQFAMVPMNLLRGKASADYLNTGEWSKKAIKEAKKYAAVNVVASSEDRNFSYAPTQDRWKLDPNAAYVHYTPNETIGGVEIFWTPEAGDVPIAADMSSTILSRPIDVSKYGVIYAGAQKNIGPAGLTIVIVREDLMGETVAGTPTMFDYKIHADNESMYNTPATFAMYTAGLVFKWLKARGGLAGMEKINREKAALLYEALDATDFYASPVAKDNRSLMNVPFTLKDAALDEAFLKGAKERGLLQLKGHRSVGGMRASIYNAMPTEGVKALVDYLHAFEKNHG
- a CDS encoding phosphoglycerate dehydrogenase, with the protein product MAEARKILTLNAISARGLARLPEHYVVGGDLADPDAILVRSANMHEMEIPTSVCAIGRAGAGTNNIPVKKMSERGLPVFNAPGANANAVKELVIAGMLMGARNLVPALKFVESLDGTDEAMHKATEAGKKQFAGMELPGRTLGVIGLGAIGSHIAEAAIRLGMNVVGYDPAITVDAAWRLPSQVKRAENVDDVLRTADFVTLHVPLLDATRNLINAQRLSLMRSGAVLLNFAREGVVDNAAVIEALDAGKLHAYICDFPANALKGHPKVVALPHLGASTEEAEENCAVMVAEQLTDYLENGNILNSVNFPSVAMPRESAFRLAIANANVPNMVGQISSVLAAAGLNIHNMVNKSKGDMAYTLVDVDSAVAGSVIAQLNAIGGVLGVRYLPA
- the pheA gene encoding prephenate dehydratase, yielding MKDQAGTRPDVSAELGALRARIDSIDDTLLALISERAALAQQVGHAKQGERIYRPEREAQIVRRLRESNPGPLSGETVERLIREIMSACRAVEEVTRVAYLGPAGTFSEQAVHKQFGHEVDALAEADIDACFHAVETGRADFAVVPVENSTDGAVGRTLDLVVASPLSICGEVMLPIHQTLMRKHGDLDGIRRVYGHAQSLAQCQHWLSRHLPDAERVSVVSNSEGARRAAAEPVAATLGSEAAAALYGLSVVAARVEDEASNTTRFLVLGAHDAAPSGRDKTSLVMGAKNQPGAVVKLLQPLADAGVSMSKFESRPARSGTWEYLFFVVCEGHRKDARLAAALAEIDSRAAFLKILGSYPAASA
- the hisC gene encoding histidinol-phosphate transaminase; translated protein: MSGCDSICAATAPPHVRAIAPYQPGKPISELARELGLAEADIVKLASNENPLGPSPFALAAAQDALLDMALYPDGAGYALKAKLSARLGVDAAQIVLGNGSNDVLDMVARAYLAPGTSAVYAQYAFAVYPIATHTVGAHGIAVAARDFGHDLERMRAAIRDDTRVVWIANPNNPTGTFLPWNEIEAFLETVPPRVLVVLDEAYGEYLAPASRCDTAAWVVRFPNLLISRTFSKAYGLAGLRVGYGIGHADVVDLLNRVRHPFNVNASALAAAEAALDDDAFLARSYALNAAGMQQLLGGLAALDIETVPSKGNFVLARVGDAARINTELLKRGVIVRPVAAYGLPEFLRVSVGLAGQNARFLDALGEVLAAAPGRHPDSRKALP
- a CDS encoding prephenate dehydrogenase; amino-acid sequence: MIVERLAVIGVGLIGGSFALALKQAGAVGEVVGVGRKPASVEQARARGLIDRAGDWSEAGQADCVLLAMPVGETETVLRALEPHLTARTIVTDAGSTKSGVVATARAALGAKWRNFVPGHPIAGSEQSGPDAARADLYRGRKVVLTPDADTDPHALAIVKALWQAVGAEPELLDAATHDRVFAAVSHLPHLAAYALVDELAQRADRDTFFRFAASGFRDFTRIAGSSPEMWRDIALANRDALLGELNAYVAALQTLSTAVAAADGTALLEIFSRARDARAGWIDTQDL
- the aroA gene encoding 3-phosphoshikimate 1-carboxyvinyltransferase, translated to MEFLDLPGRSRASGTVRLPGSKSISNRVLLLAALAEGVTDVYDVLDSDDTRYMLAALQALGVGVEDRGDNHWRVTGVAGAFPARQAELFLGNAGTAFRPLTAVLALSGGDYVLDGVARMHERPIGDLVDALRQLGGRIDYRGTLGFPPLHVHPPQAGADVAHIRGNVSSQFLTGLLMALPLRRLRTRVEVVGELISKPYIEITLAMLRRFGVEVARDGWQAFSVAADACYRSPREIYVEGDASSASYFLAAGAIGGGPVRVEGVGRDSVQGDVGFADALAAMGARIAMGPNWIEACAPAQGRLKAIDLDCNAIPDAAMTLAVAALFADGTTTLRNIASWRVKETDRIAAMATELRKVGATVEEGDDFLRVTPPETLRAGAVIDTYDDHRMAMCLSLVSLGGVAVRINDPGCVAKTFPGYFNAFAEIAR
- the cmk gene encoding (d)CMP kinase: MRPSDSLAPVLTVDGPSASGKGTVAERVAAALGFHFLDSGALYRLTALMAMKRGVALDDEARVAELAAQLPASFGGGAVRLDGEDVSDAIRAEAVGEGASKVAALPAVRAALLDRQRAYREAPGLVADGRDMGTVVFADAVAKVFLTASAEARAERRYKQLIEKGMSASLPALVADMQARDARDSARAVAPLKPAADALVLDTTDMDVVAAVDAVLAHYRDKSGK